From Pueribacillus theae, one genomic window encodes:
- a CDS encoding 2-hydroxyacid dehydrogenase: protein MKPLVYITRLLPEEAIESLKDVATIKMWDKPDIPVPRDVLLSEAKEATALLTMLTEQVDEELFNQMNNLKIVANMAVGYDNINVKLAHEKDVVITNTPDVLTDTTADLTFALLMATARKLPEAATYIKQNQWTTWSPFQLAGTDVHHKTIGIFGMGRIGEAVAKRARGFDMTVLYHNRSRKPEVEKELGATYCSFNGLLELSDFLVCLAPLTEETKGIFNENAFQKMKQSAIFINASRGALVNEEALYHALTNGEIRGAGLDVFEKEPVSADHPLVKLDNVVALPHIGSASYETRMKMATLAANNIYAFLKEGKAITPVY from the coding sequence TTGAAACCGCTTGTTTACATAACGAGGCTGCTTCCGGAGGAAGCAATTGAAAGTTTAAAAGATGTCGCAACGATAAAAATGTGGGATAAACCTGACATTCCTGTACCGAGGGATGTGTTGCTTTCTGAGGCAAAAGAAGCAACCGCACTCCTAACCATGTTAACGGAACAAGTGGACGAAGAGTTGTTCAACCAAATGAACAATTTAAAAATCGTTGCAAATATGGCCGTAGGATATGACAACATTAATGTTAAGCTCGCTCATGAGAAAGATGTCGTCATTACAAATACACCAGACGTATTAACAGATACGACAGCAGACTTAACGTTTGCCTTGTTGATGGCAACGGCAAGGAAGCTGCCAGAGGCTGCCACCTATATAAAACAGAACCAATGGACAACATGGAGTCCATTTCAGTTGGCGGGAACCGATGTACACCATAAAACAATCGGCATTTTTGGAATGGGGCGGATCGGGGAAGCGGTGGCAAAACGTGCGCGCGGCTTCGATATGACCGTTTTATACCATAACAGAAGCAGGAAGCCCGAAGTTGAGAAAGAACTTGGCGCTACCTATTGCTCGTTCAATGGGTTGCTTGAGCTTTCCGACTTTCTCGTTTGTTTAGCGCCGCTCACAGAAGAAACGAAAGGAATCTTCAATGAAAATGCATTTCAAAAGATGAAGCAATCAGCCATCTTCATTAACGCCTCAAGAGGAGCATTGGTCAATGAAGAAGCATTGTACCATGCGTTAACGAATGGAGAAATCAGAGGTGCTGGGCTTGATGTCTTTGAGAAGGAACCCGTGTCCGCGGATCATCCGCTTGTTAAGCTTGATAATGTCGTTGCCCTTCCGCATATTGGAAGTGCTTCCTACGAAACAAGAATGAAGATGGCGACACTCGCGGCAAACAATATTTATGCTTTTCTAAAAGAAGGAAAGGCCATTACGCCCGTTTATTAA
- a CDS encoding phosphatidylglycerophosphatase A family protein, with product MQNDPVAVAAHRWLLERGVTIEDITELVFYLQKQYHPDLTLDLCRENVERVLSKREVQNAIITGIELDRLAEKEMLSEPLLDLIKRDEGLYGVDEIVAFSIVNVYGSIGFTNYGYIDKQKPGILKKLNDKSSGKVHTFLDDIVGAIAAAASSRLAHRMKNVEP from the coding sequence ATGCAAAATGATCCAGTTGCAGTTGCTGCACATAGATGGCTGCTAGAACGCGGCGTTACGATAGAAGACATTACTGAACTTGTTTTCTATTTGCAAAAGCAATACCACCCTGATTTAACATTAGATTTGTGTAGGGAAAATGTCGAACGTGTCCTTTCGAAACGTGAAGTTCAAAATGCCATTATTACAGGTATTGAACTTGACAGGCTTGCGGAAAAAGAGATGCTGAGCGAACCGCTCCTCGATTTAATCAAACGCGATGAAGGTTTATATGGAGTTGACGAAATTGTTGCTTTCTCGATTGTAAATGTGTATGGATCGATTGGATTTACGAATTATGGTTATATCGACAAGCAAAAACCTGGCATTTTAAAAAAATTAAACGATAAAAGCAGTGGCAAAGTCCATACATTTCTAGACGACATTGTCGGCGCGATTGCAGCCGCCGCATCAAGCCGGCTTGCACACCGGATGAAAAATGTCGAACCTTAA